A portion of the Candidatus Nitrosotenuis aquarius genome contains these proteins:
- a CDS encoding zinc metalloprotease HtpX yields MSSKLVATMGLTMFLIFGLIFALIAAIGFYLNVGIFAMVGMGAAMGFIQWLIGPRIIRWSTKMRRLDPKEMPWIEETVHEYCIKNKVKIPEITVAENPMPNAFVFGRTSKSATLCLTRGLINNLTKDETKAVIAHEIGHIKHHDMLVMTIVSVIPTIAYYIAMSTMFGGRNQRNNAGGTILIGIGAFAVYFITNLAILYLSRLREFEADRFAGNQIKPSFLASALAKITYGLAVQKQQVQNSSLRAFYAVDPVASSLEVSRFASYYSDMHISEDEVKKAMDWERRNSFSKFGELFRTHPLTYKRIEALYKLEKELNPSSL; encoded by the coding sequence ATGTCATCTAAACTAGTGGCCACGATGGGCCTAACCATGTTTTTGATATTTGGCCTAATTTTTGCCCTGATTGCGGCAATCGGATTTTACCTAAACGTAGGAATATTTGCGATGGTTGGAATGGGCGCCGCCATGGGATTTATCCAGTGGTTGATTGGCCCAAGGATAATTAGGTGGAGCACCAAAATGAGACGCCTTGATCCAAAGGAAATGCCCTGGATTGAGGAAACAGTCCATGAATATTGCATCAAAAACAAGGTAAAGATTCCGGAAATAACAGTGGCAGAAAATCCTATGCCAAACGCGTTTGTCTTTGGTAGAACAAGCAAAAGTGCAACACTTTGCTTAACGCGAGGCTTGATCAACAATTTAACAAAAGACGAGACAAAAGCAGTAATTGCGCACGAGATAGGCCACATCAAACACCATGACATGCTGGTAATGACTATAGTTTCTGTGATTCCAACAATTGCTTACTATATTGCCATGTCGACAATGTTTGGCGGAAGAAACCAGCGAAACAACGCGGGAGGTACAATACTGATAGGAATTGGCGCATTTGCCGTGTACTTTATCACAAATCTTGCTATACTGTACCTCTCAAGGCTGCGTGAATTTGAGGCGGACAGGTTTGCGGGAAACCAGATCAAGCCGTCGTTTTTGGCAAGCGCACTTGCCAAAATTACATACGGTCTTGCCGTACAAAAACAACAGGTCCAAAACTCATCACTACGTGCATTTTATGCGGTGGATCCTGTTGCGTCAAGCCTTGAGGTATCAAGATTTGCGTCATATTATTCCGACATGCACATCTCAGAAGACGAAGTCAAAAAGGCAATGGACTGGGAGAGAAGAAACAGCTTCTCAAAGTTTGGCGAATTGTTCAGAACGCATCCACTTACATACAAAAGAATAGAGGCGCTCTACAAACTAGAAAAGGAGCTAAACCCCTCAAGCCTTTGA
- a CDS encoding phosphate signaling complex PhoU family protein: MTRLIDPSIKKLSGMMSEMGELATQSIMLAIDSYLYGKDTVKQVHQISNEISKRYFEVADLTFDIFLKYQPVADDFRLIRSSIEISYGFSRFGRYAYDIASVREVFGDISECDKSWLIEVSDKVKTMIKDSVLYFAELDIRKSVAMQENEEFVDKLYKQRLPMLINSKDTKCALAEALVLRYLERIADHALFMSDAINYIVTGKHKLPKQL, from the coding sequence ATGACTAGGCTAATTGATCCCTCAATTAAGAAGCTCTCCGGCATGATGTCGGAGATGGGCGAGCTTGCAACGCAGAGCATAATGCTTGCGATTGATTCGTATCTATATGGAAAAGATACTGTAAAACAAGTTCACCAAATCTCAAATGAAATCTCAAAGAGATATTTTGAGGTGGCAGATCTGACATTTGATATTTTTCTCAAGTATCAGCCAGTGGCAGACGATTTCAGATTGATTCGCTCATCAATTGAGATCTCTTATGGATTTAGCAGGTTTGGCAGATACGCATACGACATTGCATCTGTAAGGGAAGTGTTTGGAGACATTTCCGAATGCGACAAGTCTTGGCTAATCGAAGTATCAGACAAGGTCAAGACCATGATCAAAGACTCGGTTCTGTATTTTGCAGAACTGGACATAAGAAAGTCAGTCGCAATGCAGGAAAACGAAGAGTTTGTGGATAAATTATACAAACAAAGACTACCCATGCTGATCAACTCCAAGGACACAAAATGCGCACTAGCAGAAGCCTTGGTACTGAGATATCTTGAGAGAATTGCGGATCATGCGTTGTTTATGAGTGACGCAATAAACTATATTGTGACTGGCAAGCATAAGCTGCCAAAACAATTGTGA
- a CDS encoding beta-CASP ribonuclease aCPSF1, translating to MQKRQQEKDSSTAQSVMATILQSIPKEAQVSKIDYEGPRIALYTKSPSFLMENNQIVSDLVNVIKKRIVVRTEESIRKNEEDARKVIAEALPKEAELGGTFFDTATGEVSVEVKRPWLLQNNPEFNSAKLAEQMGWRIRVRKATTIQSSTIQQINYNLKLTSSERAKHLKQIGESIFRSRLAQRSEVSLMTLGGFGQVGRSSMILTTPESKILIDCGVNPGARTPAEAFPRLDWANITLDELDAIVIGHAHLDHTGFLPVLCKYGYKGPIYCTEPTLPMMNLIQLDAIRVASAQGRAPLYAERDVKQIMRQTITIPYGTVTDIAPDIKLVFSNAGHILGSATCHFHIGNGDHNFVYTGDIKFGKSILFDSASWNYPRVETLLIESTYGAREDIQPTRQEVESAFINAVNNTLVDGGKVLIPIPAVGRAQEILMVIDHYMKAGQMVEAPVFTEGMISEATAIHEAYPEYLARELRQKILETDDNPFDSEYFTNIEHSDAREEPLRDNTPCIILATSGMLEGGPVLEYFRNIAPSNKNKIIFVSYQVNGTLGRRVLDGSKQVSLMGKEGKVEVVNVNCSMIKLDGFSGHSDFNQLMSFVHKLRPKLRRVLVNHGERRKCESLAMNIRRQFRVPAHYPQVQEAIRLF from the coding sequence ATGCAAAAAAGACAACAGGAAAAGGATTCATCTACAGCCCAAAGTGTAATGGCAACAATACTGCAAAGTATTCCAAAAGAGGCCCAAGTAAGCAAAATCGACTATGAAGGCCCAAGAATAGCACTATACACAAAATCACCGTCCTTTCTGATGGAAAACAACCAGATTGTATCTGATCTAGTAAATGTAATCAAAAAAAGAATCGTAGTTAGAACCGAAGAGTCCATCCGCAAAAACGAGGAAGATGCCCGCAAGGTCATAGCTGAAGCATTGCCAAAAGAGGCAGAGCTAGGTGGTACATTCTTTGATACAGCAACAGGCGAGGTCTCTGTTGAGGTCAAGCGACCCTGGCTGCTCCAGAACAATCCCGAATTTAATTCGGCAAAGCTGGCAGAGCAGATGGGCTGGAGAATTCGAGTAAGAAAGGCAACCACAATCCAGTCCAGCACAATTCAGCAAATCAATTACAATCTCAAGCTGACATCGTCCGAGCGCGCAAAACACCTAAAGCAGATTGGCGAGAGCATCTTCCGATCAAGGTTAGCCCAGAGATCCGAAGTATCGCTGATGACATTGGGCGGATTTGGCCAGGTGGGGAGATCAAGTATGATTCTGACCACGCCAGAAAGCAAGATTCTCATTGACTGCGGCGTAAACCCAGGGGCCAGAACCCCGGCTGAGGCATTCCCAAGACTGGACTGGGCAAACATAACACTAGACGAGCTAGACGCAATTGTAATTGGCCATGCACACCTAGATCACACCGGATTTTTGCCAGTGCTGTGCAAGTATGGCTACAAGGGTCCCATCTATTGTACAGAACCGACATTGCCAATGATGAACCTAATTCAGCTTGATGCAATTCGTGTAGCATCCGCACAGGGGCGAGCCCCGCTATATGCAGAGCGCGACGTAAAGCAAATCATGAGACAGACAATCACAATACCATACGGAACAGTAACCGACATTGCTCCAGACATCAAGCTGGTATTTTCAAATGCAGGCCATATTTTGGGCTCTGCCACGTGTCACTTTCACATTGGCAACGGCGATCATAATTTTGTATACACTGGCGACATCAAGTTCGGCAAAAGCATTCTCTTTGATAGCGCATCATGGAATTATCCACGAGTGGAGACCCTACTCATAGAAAGTACCTATGGAGCACGAGAAGACATCCAGCCAACACGACAAGAAGTAGAATCAGCATTCATCAATGCAGTAAACAACACTCTAGTTGACGGCGGAAAGGTCCTAATTCCAATTCCGGCAGTCGGTCGCGCCCAGGAAATACTGATGGTAATTGATCACTACATGAAGGCAGGCCAAATGGTTGAAGCGCCCGTATTCACAGAGGGAATGATCTCAGAGGCAACTGCAATCCATGAGGCATATCCTGAATATTTGGCGCGCGAGCTCCGACAAAAAATTCTGGAAACCGACGACAATCCATTTGATTCTGAATATTTCACAAATATTGAACACTCAGACGCTCGAGAGGAACCGTTGCGTGACAACACGCCATGCATAATTCTGGCAACATCTGGAATGCTAGAGGGCGGTCCAGTCTTGGAATATTTCAGAAACATTGCGCCATCCAACAAAAACAAGATAATCTTTGTTTCGTATCAGGTCAACGGCACATTAGGCAGAAGGGTCCTTGATGGCTCCAAACAGGTCTCGCTGATGGGCAAGGAAGGCAAAGTAGAGGTAGTCAACGTAAATTGCTCCATGATAAAGCTTGACGGATTTTCAGGCCACAGTGATTTCAATCAGCTAATGTCATTTGTCCACAAGCTAAGGCCAAAGCTCCGACGTGTACTGGTAAACCACGGAGAGCGAAGAAAATGCGAAAGCCTGGCAATGAACATACGAAGGCAATTCCGAGTTCCGGCTCATTACCCCCAAGTCCAAGAAGCAATCAGATTATTCTAG
- a CDS encoding ion transporter translates to MESSAKISSLVNSKRFGLAITAIIVIQAIVLGLETFSELADFSNVFEFIHWFVVGVFIVEAGLKMASQYPQPQLYFRDGWNVFDFAIIVLSLVPFTGSFSTVARLVRLLRITRLTNRSKEMRIMVATIAKSLPSMMNIMFLLGILFFIYGVAGYHLFSQIDPVHWGTLPDSLITLFKIITLEGWVELMNPVTSVSMFNVAFFISFIVIGTFVVINLFVAIIVKKTEEAYKQIQNQTTPSQHEILSEIKEIRRMIEDLEKRISKA, encoded by the coding sequence TTGGAAAGTTCCGCAAAGATCTCAAGTCTTGTAAATAGCAAAAGGTTCGGCCTGGCAATCACCGCAATCATAGTGATACAGGCAATAGTGCTTGGTCTGGAGACGTTTTCCGAGCTTGCCGATTTTAGCAATGTCTTTGAATTCATTCATTGGTTTGTAGTAGGCGTCTTTATTGTCGAAGCAGGCCTAAAGATGGCATCGCAGTATCCACAACCCCAACTATATTTTAGGGACGGATGGAATGTCTTTGATTTTGCCATAATTGTATTGTCGCTGGTTCCATTTACAGGAAGCTTTTCGACTGTGGCAAGATTGGTGAGATTACTGAGAATAACCAGGCTCACAAACAGGTCCAAGGAAATGCGAATAATGGTTGCAACAATAGCCAAGTCGCTTCCAAGCATGATGAACATAATGTTCCTCCTGGGAATTTTGTTCTTCATTTACGGCGTGGCAGGATACCATCTCTTTTCGCAAATCGATCCCGTACACTGGGGAACCCTGCCGGATTCGCTAATCACATTATTTAAGATAATCACCCTTGAGGGTTGGGTCGAGTTGATGAATCCAGTCACCAGCGTAAGCATGTTCAATGTTGCATTTTTTATCAGCTTTATTGTAATTGGAACGTTTGTAGTCATCAATCTTTTTGTGGCAATAATTGTCAAAAAGACAGAAGAGGCCTACAAGCAGATACAAAATCAGACAACCCCGTCCCAACACGAAATACTAAGCGAGATAAAGGAAATCAGGCGGATGATAGAGGATCTCGAAAAAAGAATCTCAAAGGCTTGA
- the pstB gene encoding phosphate ABC transporter ATP-binding protein PstB, with protein sequence MNVQNTEKQPTDERKYKMIAEDVSVYYGTIHTVKNITMKFKEKSVTSLIGPSGCGKTTFLRCLNRMHDMTKNARVEGKILLDGEDLYSKDVDPIYHRRKVGMVFQKPNPFPTMSIYDNVAAGLRLNGVRDKKILDEIVQDSLKMAYLWDEVKGDLKKPAMELSGGQQQRVCIARALAIQPEVLLMDEPASALDPIATQKIEETILELAKEFTIIIVTHNMQQAVRVSDYTAFMYLGNLVEFNETKKIFTQPQNELTAKYVQGQFG encoded by the coding sequence ATGAATGTGCAAAATACAGAAAAACAACCAACAGATGAGCGCAAATACAAAATGATTGCAGAAGATGTCTCTGTGTATTATGGCACAATACATACGGTCAAAAACATCACAATGAAGTTCAAGGAAAAAAGCGTAACGTCGTTGATTGGACCATCTGGTTGTGGCAAGACCACGTTTCTGCGTTGCCTAAATAGAATGCATGACATGACAAAAAATGCCCGAGTAGAAGGCAAAATTCTGCTTGATGGTGAAGACCTGTATTCCAAAGATGTGGATCCCATTTATCACAGGCGCAAAGTAGGCATGGTTTTTCAAAAGCCAAACCCGTTTCCAACAATGTCGATTTATGATAATGTTGCTGCCGGCCTGCGACTAAATGGAGTACGTGACAAAAAAATCCTAGACGAAATTGTACAGGACTCACTCAAAATGGCGTATCTCTGGGACGAAGTAAAGGGCGACCTCAAAAAGCCAGCAATGGAGTTATCTGGAGGCCAACAACAACGAGTCTGCATTGCACGAGCATTGGCAATCCAACCCGAGGTTTTACTCATGGACGAGCCGGCATCTGCACTGGATCCAATCGCCACCCAAAAAATAGAAGAGACAATTTTGGAGCTTGCAAAAGAATTCACAATAATAATAGTTACACACAACATGCAGCAGGCAGTTCGCGTCTCTGACTATACTGCCTTTATGTATCTGGGAAATCTTGTTGAATTTAACGAAACAAAAAAGATCTTTACGCAACCGCAAAACGAGCTGACGGCAAAATATGTTCAGGGGCAGTTTGGATGA